A portion of the Streptomyces sp. NBC_01335 genome contains these proteins:
- a CDS encoding molybdopterin molybdotransferase MoeA: MTGREPIPAAEAPTVRLSGRGAPGEFFVLPELDDCPVPARKSSSAEDERAVEQALALANRVSPHEPSPYDSSRHEPPAPVSPEPSGSTAGGSAQDVPARGGPPVHRSPTATWEQARALAVRAGRRGTHRAIRLPLDRSLGHVLAEGLAALTDLPSFDTSAMDGWAVTGPGPWHFHGGTGLLAGDGGLGRLPDGEAVPIATGARMPVEATAVIRSEHAEVDEAKGMLHARRAVVPGQDIRPRAQECRTGEQLLAPGTLVTPAVLGLAAAAGYDALVVVPRPRVEVLVLGDELLTSGLPHGGRIRDALGPMLGPWLRAAGADAAEPRRLGDDPEALRRALTSTDADLVLTTGGTAAGPVDHVHPILAEIGAELVVDGVAVRPGHPMLLARLAPDGPWLVGLPGNPLAAVSGLLTLALPLLGGLAGRVEQEPYRAPVPEAVQGHPHDTRLVPVVHRAGHGGTRDHAVPLRYNGPAMLRGIATADGMAVVEPGGVRPGAEVEILDLPWA, encoded by the coding sequence GTGACCGGCCGGGAGCCCATCCCGGCGGCGGAGGCCCCGACCGTGCGGCTCTCCGGCAGGGGAGCGCCGGGGGAATTCTTCGTGCTTCCGGAGCTGGACGACTGCCCCGTGCCCGCGCGGAAGAGCTCCTCGGCGGAGGACGAACGGGCCGTGGAACAGGCCCTGGCCCTGGCCAACCGGGTTTCTCCGCACGAGCCTTCGCCCTACGACTCCTCGCGCCACGAACCCCCGGCTCCGGTGTCTCCTGAGCCGTCCGGAAGCACAGCGGGCGGATCCGCGCAGGACGTACCCGCCCGTGGGGGCCCGCCCGTGCACCGCTCCCCCACTGCGACCTGGGAGCAGGCCCGGGCGCTGGCCGTGCGCGCCGGACGCAGGGGCACGCATCGCGCGATCCGGCTGCCGCTCGACCGCTCCCTGGGCCATGTACTGGCCGAGGGGCTCGCGGCGCTGACCGATCTGCCGTCCTTCGACACCTCGGCCATGGACGGCTGGGCCGTCACCGGACCCGGCCCCTGGCACTTCCACGGCGGCACAGGACTGCTCGCAGGGGACGGCGGTCTGGGCCGACTGCCGGACGGCGAGGCGGTACCGATCGCCACCGGGGCCCGCATGCCCGTGGAGGCGACGGCGGTCATCCGCTCGGAGCACGCGGAGGTGGACGAGGCCAAGGGGATGCTGCACGCCCGGCGCGCGGTCGTCCCGGGCCAGGACATCCGGCCGCGCGCCCAGGAGTGCCGGACCGGCGAGCAACTGCTGGCGCCGGGAACGCTGGTGACCCCCGCGGTACTCGGCCTGGCTGCTGCCGCCGGGTACGACGCGCTCGTCGTCGTGCCGCGTCCCCGGGTGGAGGTGCTGGTGCTCGGTGACGAGCTGCTCACCTCGGGGCTCCCGCACGGCGGGCGTATCCGGGACGCGCTCGGGCCCATGCTGGGTCCGTGGCTGCGCGCTGCGGGCGCCGATGCCGCCGAGCCGCGCAGGCTGGGCGACGACCCGGAGGCGTTGCGGCGGGCGCTCACCTCCACCGACGCGGACCTGGTGCTGACGACCGGCGGTACGGCGGCCGGTCCGGTCGACCATGTGCACCCGATCCTCGCGGAGATCGGCGCCGAACTGGTGGTGGACGGAGTGGCGGTACGCCCGGGTCACCCCATGCTGCTGGCCAGACTGGCACCGGACGGCCCCTGGCTGGTCGGGCTGCCGGGCAACCCGCTCGCCGCGGTCTCCGGACTCCTCACGCTCGCCCTTCCGCTCCTCGGCGGGCTCGCGGGGCGCGTCGAGCAGGAGCCGTACCGGGCACCCGTACCGGAGGCGGTGCAGGGGCACCCGCACGACACCCGGCTCGTGCCCGTGGTGCATCGGGCCGGTCACGGAGGGACCCGGGACCACGCCGTACCGCTGCGCTACAACGGCCCCGCCATGCTGCGGGGGATTGCCACCGCCGACGGCATGGCCGTCGTGGAGCCGGGCGGAGTGCGGCCCGGTGCCGAGGTGGAGATCCTCGACCTGCCCTGGGCGTAG
- a CDS encoding potassium channel family protein produces the protein MGRFSILRTLWHRSRSDAREDAEASRAITMPTQGALPPLQQVLRRLTMALLVLAVTVVIVWSDRSGYNDTSDSSVDLLDAVYYATVTLSTTGYGDITPVSDGARLINVLVITPLRVLFLIILVGTTLEVLTERTRQQVRIHRWRSRTRDHVVVVGYGTKGRHAIESLLSTGITKDKIVVVDPQQKAAHAAGDDGLVAVVGDATRSETLLKAEVPTASRVIIAPQRDETATLITLTARQLNKHATIVVAVREDENVPLLKQSGADTVVTSSSSAGRLLGVSMASPPVARTLEDLMTHGSGLDLGERAVTEEEIGRPPRDCADLIVAVLRNRRLLDYTDPALASLQREDRLITISRSGPSR, from the coding sequence ATGGGCAGGTTCTCCATCCTGCGGACCCTCTGGCACCGCTCGCGCTCGGACGCGCGGGAGGACGCCGAGGCCAGCCGCGCCATCACCATGCCGACGCAGGGCGCACTGCCGCCGCTCCAACAGGTGCTCCGACGCCTGACGATGGCGCTGCTGGTACTGGCGGTGACGGTGGTGATCGTCTGGTCAGACCGCTCCGGCTACAACGACACCTCCGACAGCAGCGTCGACCTGCTCGACGCGGTCTACTACGCGACCGTCACCCTCTCCACCACCGGTTACGGCGACATCACCCCGGTCAGCGACGGTGCCCGCCTCATCAACGTGCTGGTCATCACCCCCCTTCGGGTGCTCTTCCTGATCATCCTGGTCGGCACCACCCTCGAAGTCCTCACCGAGCGGACCCGCCAGCAGGTACGCATCCACCGGTGGCGTTCCCGCACCCGCGACCACGTCGTGGTGGTCGGCTACGGCACCAAGGGCCGTCACGCCATCGAGTCGTTGCTCTCCACGGGCATCACCAAGGACAAGATCGTCGTGGTGGACCCGCAGCAGAAGGCCGCACACGCGGCCGGGGACGACGGGCTGGTGGCCGTGGTCGGCGACGCCACGCGCTCCGAGACGCTGCTCAAGGCCGAGGTACCGACCGCCAGCCGGGTGATCATCGCCCCCCAGCGCGACGAGACCGCCACCCTGATCACCCTGACCGCCCGCCAGCTCAACAAGCACGCCACCATCGTCGTCGCGGTCCGCGAGGACGAGAACGTTCCGCTGCTCAAACAGAGCGGCGCGGACACCGTGGTGACCAGCTCCAGTTCGGCCGGCCGTCTGCTCGGGGTCTCCATGGCCAGCCCGCCGGTCGCCAGGACCCTGGAGGACCTGATGACCCACGGCAGCGGACTGGACCTCGGGGAACGCGCGGTGACCGAGGAGGAGATCGGCCGCCCGCCGCGCGACTGCGCCGATCTGATCGTCGCGGTGCTCCGCAACAGGAGACTGCTCGACTACACGGACCCCGCGCTCGCCAGTCTTCAGCGCGAGGACCGCCTCATCACCATCAGCCGTTCCGGGCCGTCCCGCTGA